The DNA segment ATCGCAGGGAGAGAGCATTCCTTACCCGCAGATATCCACCTCCGGAGGTTCAAGCGTAGTATCAGCAGCTTTTAAGGATGTCACTGTAAGTATTTCAGTTACGCCGCAGGTAACACCGGACAATTCAATCATAATGGCTGTGAACATAACCAAAGAGGATTATGTCAGTATGACAACAATCGGTGGAAGCGAGGCTCCGCGTACAAAGAAGATTTCCGAGGATACAAAGGTACTCATAAAAAATGGGGAAACACTGGTTTTAGGCGGCATATTCAAGCAAGATATAAAGGAATCTGAGGAAGGCACAAAGTGGTTTAAGGATATTCCCGTATTAGGCTGGTTATTTAAGAGCGATTCAGTAACTAAAAACAACAGTGAATATCTGATTTTTATAACCCCCCGGATTCTCAACAGAGATGCAGATGATGGTGCAACAGGTTAAATCATAATAAGTTCAGCTGTTGCCCACCCTTAAATGTTTGTGTTATAAAACGGGCAGGCGGCTGGACTTATATATTTTATAAAAATGCACAGGGAATTTTATAAATAAATGCCCCACTTAAGAATACTTTCAGGCGGCGAGTCTCACGGTAAGGCTCTTGTTGCAATAGTAGAGGGTATGCCGTCAAACCTTTCCATAGAGGCTGAAGATATAAATCTGGATTTAAAGAGGCGCCAACTGGGGTATGGCAGGGGTGGCAGGATGAAAATAGAAAGCGACAGTGTGGAGTTTCTCTCAGGGGTCAGATGGGGCAAAACACTGGGCTCGCCCATAACGTTAAAAATAGACAACCGTGACTGGAAAAACTGGGTGGCAGGTATGTCTGCTGAGCCCTTGCAAAACGGCGGTATTGCGGCGGTAACCAGGCCACGTCCGGGACACGCTGACCTCTGTGGTGCGATAAAGTATGGTTTTAAAGATGTAAGAAATGTTCTTGAGAGATCATCGGCACGGGAGACTGCGATGAGGGTAGCCGTCGGCGCTCTGTGTAAAAAGTTTATAGGACAATTTGGAATTAAAACAGGGAGCTTTGTGATAAACATAGGCGGGGTTGGTAAGCGCTCTTCAGAGGCTTATAACGACCCTGGAGCATTAGAGCGGCTTCATCAGAGAGCGGAAGGCTCAGAGGTCAGATGTCCCTATCAGGAAGACGGCCAACGTATGGTTAGCGCAATACAGGTGGCCACAGAGCGGGGAGATACTCTGGGCGGGATATTTGAAGTGTTTGCAGTTAATGTGCCGGTAGGGTTGGGAAGCCACGTACAATGGGACAGAAAGATTGACGGCCTTTTAGCGCAAGCTGTTATGACGATTCAGGCTGTAAAAGGGGTGGAGACCGGCAGTGGTTTTGACATGGCGCTACATCCAGGCTCAGATGTTATGGATGAAATATATTATGAAAAGAGCAGTGGATTTGTAAGGAAGACCAATAATTGCGGAGGCATAGAGGGAGGCATGTCTAACGGTATGCCGATTCTTATAAGGGCTGCGATGAAGCCGATTCCGACTCAGCGAAGAGCCCTTAAATCCGTGGATATAGAAACAAAAATTCCCATAGAGGCCACATATGAACGCTCTGATGTTTGTGCCGTGCCGGCTTGCTCGGTTATAGCCGAGGCTGTGATGGCTACAACTATTGCCGGCCTGTTGCTTACAAAGTTTGGGGGCGATACTATGGATGAGACAATTGGGAACTTTAAAAAGTATATGGAATATGTAAGAGATTTTTAGTTTATGAAAAAGAATCAGAAATATTAATCAGACTAATAAAATTTGTGTAAAGAGGTGACTTTATGGTTAGGAATAAGAGGTTATTAGCATATCTGGTAATGCTGGCGTTGTTGGTTTCCTTAGGAGGAGGGTGTGGAGGCGGAGCCGGTGAAAGCACAACAAGCGGCACATCTTCAGGCAGCTCATCCACTGAAACCACTACAACCGCAGGTACCACAAGTGTTACAACGTCTTCCACAACGACGACAACTTCCTCAGGCTCAGACAACACTACAACAACAACAGTGCTCCCTGATAATGCCACAGGCACGCTGCAAAGCTCAGGATTATCGTATGCGTTAAATGGCGTTAAATATGACACTTTTAAGTACAGTAATTTTGTAGTAGTCGGCGACTGGCAGTCTCAGGTCAGCTGCAACGGTGCTACAACAGACAGAAACACTATACTTATATCAACAGACGGTGATACATGGTACCAAACAGGTGAGTGTCTCGATAACAGTACGGGCACTTCTAATATAGCTAACTTCTATGGAGTTGCCTATGGGTATAATCCCTTTATTGTGGTAGGCTCACAAGCTACTATTGCCTCCTCCTCTTCTTCTTTAAGCTGGATTACCGTCAACCGTAGTGCTACTTTGGGTAATCTCTATGGGGCGGCTTACGTCAACAGCACTTTTATAGCAGTGGGTGCAAACGGAAACATACTTACCTCAGCCGATGGTACAACATGGTCGTTATCTAGCAATGTCACCTCTAATAATCTTTACAACATAACCTATGCAAACGGCACATTTTATGTAGTAGGCGAATACGGCACACTTCTAACCACCACAAACGGTACGACATGGACCACTCAGTCCACAGGCACAAACAACGCACTTTATGATATAACTTATGCCGGAGGAATTTTCTTAATAGTGGGTGAAAACGGCACTATACTGACCTCATCAGACGGCACCACGTGGACAGCACGCAGCAGTGGAATTCAGCAAAACTTAAACGGTATTTCCTATGGTAACAATACATATTACGCAGTAGGTACAAATGGTATTCTACTGACCTCCACAGATGGCAGCACATGGACGGTTAAAACCTCGCCAACTTACAATACACTCAATCAGATAGCTTTTGGCAACGGTAAGTTTGTAGCGGTAGGTGAGGGCGGAACTATTGTAACGCTGCCGTAAGCGTGTGGTTCAGGCTTTATGGCATATT comes from the Nitrospirae bacterium YQR-1 genome and includes:
- the aroC gene encoding chorismate synthase; its protein translation is MPHLRILSGGESHGKALVAIVEGMPSNLSIEAEDINLDLKRRQLGYGRGGRMKIESDSVEFLSGVRWGKTLGSPITLKIDNRDWKNWVAGMSAEPLQNGGIAAVTRPRPGHADLCGAIKYGFKDVRNVLERSSARETAMRVAVGALCKKFIGQFGIKTGSFVINIGGVGKRSSEAYNDPGALERLHQRAEGSEVRCPYQEDGQRMVSAIQVATERGDTLGGIFEVFAVNVPVGLGSHVQWDRKIDGLLAQAVMTIQAVKGVETGSGFDMALHPGSDVMDEIYYEKSSGFVRKTNNCGGIEGGMSNGMPILIRAAMKPIPTQRRALKSVDIETKIPIEATYERSDVCAVPACSVIAEAVMATTIAGLLLTKFGGDTMDETIGNFKKYMEYVRDF